The Setaria viridis chromosome 6, Setaria_viridis_v4.0, whole genome shotgun sequence genome contains a region encoding:
- the LOC140223197 gene encoding uncharacterized protein translates to MLATMFVQGTKMEAVACGDHHMMFNSVLIEGETYDFLGVYFTPTYVDPIPNMYRLCEYYVVIFLLNTVVKTPQRPIWISECPHAFRKLEDVYRQPVDTFADVIGVVVYASEIQDRGDFRRRPNRHVVIMNQRKNFIIIHVNDPHLQRHIWEWRRAAYQFKTLAALHVKISTMQGGVTTTDYSQIIFSPICSDAYDLKDLSKRIRAERKQITTTARALTLDIINK, encoded by the exons ATGTTGGCTACAATGTTTGTGCAAGGCACCAAGATGGAGGCAGTTGCGTGCGGCGACCATCATATGATGTTCAACAGTGTGCTCATTGAAGGTGAAACATATGACTTTTTGGGAGTGTATTTTACGCCAACTTATGTGGATCCCATTCCCAATATGTACCGTCTGTGTGAATACTACGTTGTCATCTTTTTACTGAATACTGTAGTCAAGACTCCACAGAGGCCCATCTGGATTTCAGAGTGTCCTCATGCCTTTAGGAAACTCGAGGATGTATACCGTCAGCCAGTAGATACTTTTGCAG aTGTCATAGGCGTGGTTGTATATGCGTCTGAGATCCAAGATAGGGGTGACTTCCGGAGGCGGCCTAACAGGCACGTGGTAATCATGAATCAAAG GAAAAACTTCATCATAATCCACGTGAACGACCCACACCTTCAACGCCACATATGGGAGTGGCGCCGCGCGGCTTATCAATTCAAGACATTAGCTGCCCTCCATGTCAAGATATCTACGATGCAAG GTGGAGTGACTACTACAGAttatagtcaaattattttttctccCATATGTTCTGATGCGTACGATTTGAAAG ACCTATCCAAGCGGATACGCGCTGAACGGAAACAAATTACAACGACGGCACGTGCCCTTACATTAGATATCATCAACAAGTAG
- the LOC117861794 gene encoding uncharacterized protein, which produces MSEDYRRNNANPILVEQMVLIDIRNMLQSMGKEIRSFPLPGIDDAYDDASGIPREIFEEASIDQHQEDVGLSDSLNEEQRAAYEEIMSKVDTEQGTSIMPGGRTAHSRFKIPLTLEDGGCCCSFTKQSGTAKLLQQASLIIWDEASMAKRQAMEALDNSLRDIMGQQDLPFGGKTVVFGGDFRQVLPVVRKGSRAQIVDASLRRSYLWESMHHLKLVRNMRAQSDPWFAEYLLRIGGGTEEVNGDGDVCLPDDISIPYSGDSEKDLDRLIECIFPNLNANMTNKDYITSRAILSTHNDWVDNINMKMIGMFQGGKMVYHSFDSAIDDPHNYYPSEFLNTLTPNGLPPHLLKLKIGCPVILLRNIDPANGLCNGTRLVV; this is translated from the exons ATGTCAGAAGACTACAGGCGCAACAATGCAAACCCGATTCTGGTGGAACAGATGGTTTTGATTGACATTAGGAACATGTTGCAATCTATGGGGAAGGAAATAAGGTCGTTCCCTCTCCCAGGAATTGACGACGCATATGACGATGCTAGCGGTATCCCTCGTGAGATATTTGAGGAGGCAAGCATTGATCAGCATCAGGAAGATGTGGGACTATCTGATTCCCTAAATGAGGAGCAGAGGGCTGCCTACGAAGAGATAATGTCCAAAGTGGACACCGAACAAGGCA CGTCTATAATGCCTGGTGGGAGGACTGCTCACTCACGTTTCAAGATACCCCTTACTCTTGAGGATGGTGGTTGTTGTTGTAGTTTCACCAAACAGAGTGGTACTGCAAAGCTGCTGCAGCAAGCATCTCTCATCATTTGGGATGAGGCGTCTATGGCAAAGAGGCAAGCTATGGAAGCTCTAGACAATAGCCTACGTGATATAATGGGCCAGCAGGATCTGCCGTTCGGTGGGAAGACTGTTGTCTTTGGAGGGGATTTCAGACAGGTCCTCCCTGTTGTACGGAAAGGATCCAGGGCTCAGATAGTCGATGCTTCTCTACGGAGGTCATATCTTTGGGAATCCATGCACCACCTTAAGCTTGTGCGCAACATGAGGGCGCAGAGTGACCCGTGGTTTGCGGAATATCTACTGCGCATTGGTGGTGGCACGGAGGAGGTTAACGGAGATGGTGATGTATGTCTTCCTGACGATATATCTATCCCGTATTCTGGGGATTCGGAGAAAGATCTTGACAGGTTGATTGAATGCATCTTTCCAAACCTCAATGCAAACATGACAAACAAGGACTACATCACCTCCAGAGCAATTCTATCCACACATAATGATTGGGTGGACAATATTAatatgaagatgatcggcatgttccaGGGTGGGAAGATGGTGTACCATAGTTTTGACTCCGCGATTGATGATCCGCATAACTACTATCCGTCGGAGTTCCTTAATACATTGACTCCCAACGGGCTTCCTCCACATTTGCTTAAGCTCAAGATTGGCTGCCCGGTCATATTGCTTAGGAATATCGACCCTGCAAATGGATTGTGCAATGGTACAAGGCTGGTGGTTTGA
- the LOC140223198 gene encoding uncharacterized protein yields the protein MVLFGDMRDSCVDSCISPVVGDGRINLSIQLGEGDHSTGTGLIPVEQTENTRPAPKDATGTQTQPSVGDELYSMPPHGGQAGTHASMEHDDCDENIIFEDDEEEDEGYLFGGQELDWEADEDVDLETANEDPNEPDVSDPYDAVYANVPNMTDMLKPEASCEHCNAKKFESDPPGFCCRSGKIHLSTPETPQELVRLWSSSDADARHFREHIRYFNGHFSFTSMYCKLDSVTTDVRNCGIYTFRAHGQIYHNIRSFGKEDGHEPGHLELYFYDDDPSLEHRLRKCREKSAQEDREVIQRLKDILHGINPYSENLRSMGQVDNLEDYHVELNLDQRLDQRTYNVPLTSEVAAVWIEGSERRGQFDNSIVLQGKDRSIHGIQSYHGCYDALSYPLFFPRGELGWHNCIPKVGVTEAEVNKARAIRKARADGGGDDDAGSAGNKCVSVCDYYCYKFQMRPGIFNPILYGNRLFQQFAVDTYVKIESSRLDYIRNNQDILRADLYQGLVDSWRIGVEDADEVGKRTVLSPTFIGGPRNMRPRYMDAMALVRKFGKPDIFLTMTCNHNWDEIKNELYPSQSPQDRPDLVTRVFRAKLEELKKMLMEKDILGKRKYKITCPEQYDLLIFAELPNKKKYPDLYRMSHDRAFVAVREARKKDDKGNVDEITQYREARWVTPPEAMWRIYGFDLSKNHPPVQQLQLHLPDMHMVTYHKWDKIERVVKRPGADESMLIAYFDYNRNFGNQGKTPYTRSGDSYRLIRLRGNATFFGFS from the exons ATGGTATTATTTGGTGACATGCGGGACAGTTGCGTTGATAGTTGTATTAGCCCTGTGGTAGGAG ATGGGCGCATCAATTTAAGTATACAGCTAGGTGAGGGCGATCACAGCACTGGAACTGGACTCATACCGGTTGAACAAACAG AAAATACTAGGCCTGCACCTAAAGACGCTACAGGTACTCAGACACAGCCATCTGTTGGTGACGAGCTGTATTCAATGCCTCCACATGGTGGACAGGCAGGGACACATGCCTCTATGGAACATGATG ATTGCGATGAGAACATCATATTTGAGGacgatgaggaagaggatgaagggTACCTTTTTGGAGGCCAAG AACTTGATTGGGAAGCTGATGAGGATGTCGATCTTGAGACGGCTAATGAAGATCCCAACGAACCCGATGTATCAGATCCATACGATGCGGTTTATGCCAATGTCCCTAACATGACGGACATGCTCAAGCCAGAGGCTAGCTGCGAGCACTGCAATGCAAAGAAGTTTGAGTCCGACCCACCTGGATTCTGTTGTCGCAGTGGAAAGATTCATCTTTCCACCCCTGAGACACCACAGGAACTCGTGAGATTGTGGTCGAGCTCGGACGCTGATGCTAGGCATTTCCGTGAACACATCAGATATTTCAATGGCCACTTCTCTTTCACTTCTATGTACTGTAAACTTGATAGTGTGACCACCGACGTGAGAAACTGTGGAATTTACACATTTCGAGCTCATGGTCAAATCTACCATAACATAAGATCATTTGGTAAAGAGGAtggtcacgaacctggtcacctCGAGCTTTATTTTTACGACGACGATCCGTCTCTTGAGCATAGGCTTCGCAAGTGTCGTGAGAAGTCTGCCCAAGAAGACAGGGAAGTCATCCAAAGGCTAAAGGACATCTTACATGGCATTAATCCCTACTCAGAGAATCTTAGGAGTATGGGCCAGGTTGACAACCTTGAGGATTACCATGTTGAGTTGAACCTTGACCAACGGCTAGACCAGAGAACATATAACGTGCCATTAACGTCAGAGGTTGCTGCCGTTTGGATTGAGGGGAGCGAGCGTCGGGGCCAGTTCGATAATAGTATTGTCCTCCAAGGGAAGGATAGGTCGATCCATGGAATCCAGTCCTATCATGGGTGCTACGACGCTCTCTCATACCCGCTATTCTTTCCAAGAGGTGAGCTCGGGTGGCACAACTGCATTCCAAAAGTTGGTGTGACTGAGGCTGAAGTCAATAAGGCTCGAGCGATTCGCAAGGCGCgtgctgatggtggtggtgacgaTGATGCTG GGTCTGCTGGAAATAAATGCGTCTCCGTGTGTGATTACTATTGCTACAAATTTCAGATGCGGCCTGGGATTTTTAATCCTATACTATACGGCAACCGTCTATTCCAGCAGTTTGCCGTCGACACCTACGTTAAGATTGAAAGCTCGCGTCTAGACTACATCCGCAACAATCAGGACATTCTTAGGGCTGACCTGTACCAAGGTTTGGTTGACAGCTGGCGTATAGGGGTGGAAGACGCTGATGAGGTTGGTAAGCGTACTGTGTTGTCGCCAACTTTCATCGGAGGGCCCCGCAATATGAGGCCTCGGTACATGGATGCGATGGCTTTGGTGCGAAAGTTTGGTAAACCGGATATCTTCCTCACAATGACGTGCAATCATAATTGGGATGAGATCAAGAATGAGCTTTATCCTAGTCAGAGTCCACAGGACCGTCCAGATCTTGTAACTCGAGTGTTCAGGGCAAAGTTAGAGGAGCTCAAGAAGATGTTGATGGAAAAAGATATACTTGGAAAG AGGAAGTACAAGATCACGTGTCCAGAACAGTATGACTTGCTTATCTTTGCTGAGCTACCAAACAAGAAGAAGTACCCTGACCTCTACAGGATG AGCCATGACAGAGCGTTTGTGGCTGTTAGGGAGGCTAGAAAAAAAGATGACAAGGGGAACGTTGATGAGATCACGCAGTACAGAGAGGCTCGGTGGGTGACACCTCCAGAAGCGATGTGGAGGATATACGGCTTTGACTTGAGCAAGAACCATCCACCagtgcagcagctgcagcttcaTCTTCCCGACATGCATATGGTTACATATCATAAATGGGACAAGATCGAACGGGTTGTCAAGCGTCCAGGTGCCGACGAGTCAATGCTGATAGCGTACTTTGACTACAATAGGAATTTTGGAAACCAAGGAAAAACGCCGTATACCAGGTCGGGAGACTCGTATCGGCTCATCCGGCTGAGGGGGAACGCTACTTTCTTCGGGTTCTCCTGA
- the LOC117861513 gene encoding peroxidase 40 yields MAYSSTTVALQIVVGLLLALTVTTESGSAPVNTSCVTGSAGATVSIGYGGARASAGAGMSLGVGVYRATCPRAEEIVRAAIERAVAADPRMAASLLRLHFHDCFVNGCDGSVLLDDKPPFFIGEKTAVPNANSLRGFEVIDTIKAELERECPETVSCADLLAIAARDSVVVSGGPNWEVEAGRKDGRTASLQGANTNLPAPTSGVATLVQKFRNVGLSAKDMVALSGAHTIGKARCTSFSARLVSGAGADVSAGGAVGAASKDMAFLQSLQQLCSGSAGSALAHLDLATPATFDNQYYINLLSGDGLLPSDQALASPSAGAMPGADDDGVAGLVATYAFDASVFFQDFAESMLRMGRLAPGGAGGEVRTNCRVVNSSS; encoded by the exons ATGGCGTACTCCAGCACCACCGTGGCCCTGCAGATCGTCGTCGGCCTGCTGCTCGCGCTCACCGTCACCACCGAGTCCGGATCCGCTCCCGTCAACACGTCGTGCGTCACTggcagcgccggcgccaccgtgAGCATTGGCTACGGCGGGGCGAGAGCCAGCGCCGGGGCCGGCATGTCTCTTGGTGTCGGCGTGTACCGGGCCACCTGCCCCCGCGCCGAGGAGATCGTCCGCGCGGCCATCGAgagggccgtcgccgccgacccgcGCATGGCGGcgtccctcctccgcctccatttCCACGACTGCTTTGTCAAC GGCTGCGACGGCTCCGTGCTCCTGGACGACAAGCCGCCCTTCTTCATCGGCGAGAAGACGGCCGTGCCGAACGCCAACTCGCTCAGGGGCTTCGAGGTCATCGACACCATCAAGGCCGAGCTGGAGCGAGAGTGCCCAGAGACGGTCTCCTGCGCCGACCTCCTTGCCATCGCTGCCCGTGACTCCGTCGTCGTG TCGGGCGGGCCGAACTGGGAGGTAGAGGCCGGCCGGAAGGACGGCCGCACGGCGAGCCTCCAGGGCGCCAACACCAATCTCCCGGCGCCGACGTCCGGCGTCGCCACCCTCGTGCAGAAGTTCAGGAACGTCGGCCTCTCCGCTAAGGACATGGTCGCTCTCTCCGGCGCGCACACCATCGGGAAGGCACGGTGCACATCGTTCAGCGCGCGCctcgtctccggcgccggcgcagacgtttcggccggcggcgccgttgGGGCGGCGTCCAAGGACATGGCCTTCCTGCAGTCGCTGCAGCAGCTGTGCTCGGGTTCAGCGGGGTCGGCGCTGGCGCACCTGGACCTCGCCACGCCGGCCACCTTCGACAACCAGTACTACATCAACCTCCTCTCCGGCGACGGCCTGCTGCCGTCCGACCAGGCGCTCGCGTCGCCATCAGCAGGCGCCATGCCGGGGGCAGACGATGACGGCGTCGCCGGCCTCGTGGCCACCTACGCGTTCGACGCCTCCGTCTTCTTCCAGGACTTTGCGGAGTCCATGCTGCGTATGGGGAGGCTCGCGCCCGGTGGCGCCGGAGGCGAGGTCCGCACGAACTGCCGGGTGGTGAACAGCTCGAGCTAG